The following are encoded together in the Astyanax mexicanus isolate ESR-SI-001 chromosome 8, AstMex3_surface, whole genome shotgun sequence genome:
- the LOC111194171 gene encoding uncharacterized protein C22orf31-like, translating to MFQDSSSLQRSSVGHYGLRRTRKPSAKLKESMEVSSAAPRRPPRSTAADTSVQEDHSYSCLSRTTGKFRILDEFQERAAVLPPFFQTFSTITPEMPDFRPPPEVPDSPLWVHGLSVEEFQGVYHSVVDPVMGSTSGKFCLQFGRELKQRLRRELRCPILTEEVQPDGRVKITEAFSSLTPVRSAPDFDLDTSGEPLPGQQPKKKRRQC from the coding sequence tttcagGATTCTTCTTCACTTCAGCGCTCCTCTGTCGGTCACTACGGCCTCAGACGTACCCGTAAACCATCTGCAAAGCTGAAGGAGTCTATGGAGGTATCGTCTGCAGCTCCTCGCAGACCTCCCCGGTCTACGGCTGCAGATACGTCCGTACAGGAAGACCACTCTTACAGTTGCCTTTCCAGGACCACCGGAAAGTTCCGCATTCTGGATGAATTTCAGGAACGTGCGGCCGTCCTCCCTCCTTTTTTTCAGACCTTCTCCACCATCACACCAGAGATGCCTGACTTCCGTCCACCTCCTGAGGTCCCAGACTCTCCGTTGTGGGTCCATGGCCTCAGTGTGGAGGAGTTTCAGGGTGTTTATCACTCTGTGGTGGATCCTGTCATGGGATCTACATCTGGTAAGTTCTGCCTGCAGTTCGGCCGCGAGCTCAAGCAGCGTTTGAGGAGGGAGCTCCGCTGTCCCATCCTGACTGAGGAGGTCCAGCCTGACGGACGGGTCAAGATTACCGAGGCCTTCAGCTCACTCACTCCAGTCCGGTCCGCCCCTGACTTTGACCTGGACACGAGTGGAGAGCCTCTGCCTGGTCAGCAGCCCAAGAAGAAGCGTCGCCAGTGCTGA